The Nocardioides marmorisolisilvae genomic interval CATCGGGCTCCTGGCCGTCGCCGCCGACGCCGCCGAAGGCCTCTACCGCCTCGTCGACGCCGCCTATGAGAAGCGCTCGGTCGCGATCAGCTCGAACCTGCACCCGTCCGGGTTCGACGAGCTCATGCCCAAGACGCTGGCCACCGCCACAGTCGACCGGCTGCTCCACCACGCCCACGTCTGCCAGACCAGCGGCGACAGCGTGCGCCTGACCCAGGCACTCGCCGGCCAGGGGGTGAGCCCGTTGAGCTGAGCACCCCGGTCGGTGGTGGCCACCGCCCCCTTGGGCAGATCCCGTGGCCACCACCGGGCAGTTCTCGTGGCCGTCAGCGGGCAGGTTTCATGTCCGCCCCTGGGCAGTTCCTACTGTCCCTTGACAACGGCACAACTCGCGAAGGTTGGCTGCGCTTCGGAGATGCGAACGACGTGACCGCCTCCTTGGCTGCCGAAGTGGCGTCGCGGCTGGCCGCCGGCCGCGGCAGACCCGGCGTCTACACGCCCGCCGAGTTGTTCGGAACAGACCTCGCGGAGTCCTGCGGCGGCGTCTACTCACTCGTCACCGAGGACTCCTGACCAGCTGGCCGGACCGGCCAGGCGTGCTCATGCGGACCTCAGCGGCGTGATGGCCTCAATCTGCTCGGATACACGATCCTCAGCGGTTGTCCAGGTCGTGTTGGGTCTGCAGGTTGGGCCAGAACCGCGGACCCCACCTGCCGAGGCTTGCGGAGCGCGACACGCTCAGTTCGCGAATCCAGCGAGCGCATCCGCTCGCGCCGCCACAGCGCTAGACAGTGAAGCGGAACGATCACGCGGGATATCGGTGGTTGTTGGTCATCGCCGGTTGAGCCGGAAAACACGGTCTGACCTACGCAAACGCGTTCGCGAGACCGTTGGACGTCGTCGGCGATCGCCGGCCTCGGCTGGACTTCTTGCGGACTATTTGCGGACCGCTGGCCCTCAGTCATCGCCGTCCAGGTCGAGGATCTCGTTGGCGACCTCGGATGGGAAAAGCGTCGACCAGATGATCTCGCCCGAGCCAGGGTTCATCTCGGCCAGGGGTGACGGTTCGGGCTGCCAGTCTTCAGCCGCAACTCCGGGCACACAGTCGAGCAGCAACGCGAACATCCGCGGGTCCGGCACTCCCTCTGCAATGATGGCCAGGTAGGCCTCGTGCCCGTTCTCTGCCCGGACGAGTGCCTTGATCCGATGGTCCCGGAACTCGGCGACCGCGAGCTGGCCCCTCTTCAGCGACATCGCGACGAGCCGGATCACCATCCGCTTCATCTCGCGCCGCCACGCGACGGCCTGCTCTGCAGCGAGGCGCTTCCAGTCCCACTCGCCCGGGAGCAGGTGATCCGAGGAGACGGTCCTTCCCGTCGTGCACTCCCGCTGCACCGTGGCGTAGAAGTCGCGCTGGGCGCTGTCCGCTTGGCGCCTGCCAGCGGCGCCGATCCACCACGCCCCTCGGCTCGGGCGGACCCATTCCGGGATGTCAGTGCCGCGGAGTTCGGTCACGGCGGCGCGATGGTCTCTGGTCTTGACCTTGAACCAGACGCGGTCGGTGAGCGCGACGACGCGCTCCGCTCCGCCTGCGGCCCGCTGTTCAGGGACCGCCTGGGCGCTAACGATGACCGGCTGGTCGATCTCTTCCAGGCAGACCCCGAGGTCCGGCGGCTCGAGCCCAAGATCACCGAGGCAGCGCTTCGTTGGGCGTACGCCGACCGGTTCCGAGATCATGCGGCGAATCTAGTGGCCGGGTCCGACGCTCCAACGGACGGCGATGTGTCGGCTACTTGGGCAGGCCGCCGAGGTCGTCGAGCTCTTCGGCGCTGAGGCCGGTCATGAGCGACACAGCAGCGGCGTCAGTGCCGTTGAGTTGGCCGAGTGCAGCCTTGATGCCGGCGTTGATCTCGTCGCGGTGGGCATCGATGTACTCACGCACGGCAGCATCGACGACGTCCTTCTTCGAGCGGGACATGAAGTGAGCTGCATGCGAGACGAGTTCGTCGGTTGCAGCGTCGACCTTGATAGGGGCCGTAGCGGTAGCCATGGCAGGGAAGCTCCTTGACCTGAGGTGCCGGGTTTGAACCTCAGGTACCAAAGTACCAACCGACACAAGTTCCGGTCTACTTCGAATAGGGTTCGGCGACCTGCGAAGACACGAACTCGGGCAACGTCATCCACGGAACGCCCACACTTATGCAGGCGTCGGGGATCCTGGGCTTCCGGTCGCTGTTTGCCGGTGTCTCTTGGGTGACGACGGTGCCGCCACGAGCAAGGGCGAGGCCGACGACGAACGGGTCGGCTGAGTTCCGGTTCGCGCCGTGCTGGGCCATCAGCCGTGGGCAGGCCGCCAGCACCTCCTTGGTGCCCTTCTGGATGTCGTGCGCCAGTGCCACGAACAGCCCTCGGTGGACACGGATCCACTTCGCGACATCGTCGTCCTTCCTCCGGATCTCCCTCTTGACCTCGTCGACGGCGAGGATCATTCCGTCGTCGATCAACTGGCCGATCCTGTCCCAGAGGGCCTCGAAGGTCGGCAGCCGGTAGAGGTCGCGACGGCCGTTGATGAACGCGCTGGTGTCGAAGGAGTAGAACGGAAACGGTAGGAGACCCGGTTCAGTCACAGCCTGGCCTTCTCAGCCAGGCGGGAGATCTGGTTGACCTTGACGTCGCGGTAGGCCGCGGCGGTCGTCGAGTCGATGACGTTCCGGCTGTGAGCGTTGGTGACGG includes:
- a CDS encoding DUF4411 family protein — protein: MTEPGLLPFPFYSFDTSAFINGRRDLYRLPTFEALWDRIGQLIDDGMILAVDEVKREIRRKDDDVAKWIRVHRGLFVALAHDIQKGTKEVLAACPRLMAQHGANRNSADPFVVGLALARGGTVVTQETPANSDRKPRIPDACISVGVPWMTLPEFVSSQVAEPYSK